The Lonchura striata isolate bLonStr1 chromosome 7, bLonStr1.mat, whole genome shotgun sequence genome window below encodes:
- the LDB1 gene encoding LIM domain-binding protein 1 isoform X1 yields MSVGCACPGCSSKSFKLYSPKEPPNGNAFPPFHPGTMLDRDVGPTPMYPPTYLEPGIGTPPHPVAAFPSDGLLCSLGRRHTPYGNQTDYRIFELNKRLQNWTEECDNLWWDAFTTEFFEDDAMLTITFCLEDGPKRYTIGRTLIPRYFRSIFEGGATELYYVLKHPKESFHNNFVSLDCDQCTMVTQHGKPMFTQVCVEGRLYLEFMFDDMMRIKTWHFSIRQHRELIPRSILAMHAQDPQMLDQLSKNITRCGLSNSTLNYLRLCVILEPMQELMSRHKTYSLSPRDCLKTCLFQKWQRMVAPPAEPARQQPSKRRKRKMSGGSTMSSGGGNTNNSNSKKKSPASTFALSSQVPDVMVVGEPTLMGGEFGDEDERLITRLENTQFDAANGIDDEDSFNNSPALGANSPWNSKPPSSQESKSENPTSQASQ; encoded by the exons ATGTCAGTGGGCTGTGCATGCCCTG gCTGTTCCTCTAAGTCGTTCAAGCTGTACTCGCCAAAGGAGCCCCCGAACGGCAACGCCTTCCCTCCCTTCCACCCAGGCACCATGCTGGATCGAGATGTGGG ACCTACTCCTATGTACCCACCGACGTACCTGGAGCCTGGAATCGG GACCCCTCCACACCCTGTGGCTGCCTTCCCCTCTGATGGCTTGCTGTGCTCTCTGGGCAGGAGGCACACGCCGTACGGGAACCAGACCGACTACAGGATATTTGAACTCAACAAGCGGCTGCAGAACTGGACAGAG GAATGTGACAATCTGTGGTGGGATGCCTTCACCACAGAGTTTTTTGAGGATGATGCCATGTTAACAATCACTTTCTGCTTGGAGGATGGACCAAAGAGATACA CGATTGGCCGGACTCTGATTCCCCGTTACTTCCGCAGCATCTTTGAAGGGGGAGCCACAGAGCTGTACTACGTGCTCAAGCACCCCAAGGAATCCTTCCACAACAACTTTGTCTCGCTGGACTGTGACCAGTGCACCATGGTCACCCAGCACGGCAAGCCCATGTTCACCCAG gtgtgtgtggAGGGGCGGCTCTACCTGGAGTTCATGTTTGATGACATGATGAGGATAAAAACGTGGCATTTCAGCATCCGCCAGCATCGAGAACTTATTCCCCGCAGCATCCTTGCCATGCAT GCACAGGATCCCCAGATGCTGGACCAGTTATCCAAGAACATCACGCGCTGTGGGCTCTCAAACTCCACACTCAACTACCTCCGA CTCTGTGTAATCCTAGAACCAATGCAGGAGCTCATGTCACGGCACAAGACCTACAGCCTCAGTCCCCGAGACTGCCTCAAGACTTGCCTCTTCCAGAAGTGGCAGCGGATGGTCGCTCCACCCG CCGAGCCAGCACGGCAGCAGCCCAGCAAGCGCCGGAAAAGGAAGATGTCCGGGGGCAGCACCATGAGCTCTGGTGGGGGAAACACcaacaacagcaacagcaaGAAGAAGAGCCCAGCCAGCACCTTTGCCCTGTCCAGTCAGGTACCT GATGTGATGGTGGTAGGCGAGCCCACGCTGATGgggggggagtttggggacGAGGACGAGCGCCTCATCACCCGGCTGGAGAACACGCAGTTTGACGCCGCCAACGGCATCGACGATGAGGACAGCTTCAACAACTCGCCGGCGCTGGGGGCCAACAGCCCCTGGAACAGCAAACCGCCCTCCAGCCAGGAGAGCAAGTCAGAGAACCCCACGTCGCAGGCGTCGCAGTAA
- the LDB1 gene encoding LIM domain-binding protein 1 isoform X4, whose amino-acid sequence MSVGCACPGCSSKSFKLYSPKEPPNGNAFPPFHPGTMLDRDVGPTPMYPPTYLEPGIGRHTPYGNQTDYRIFELNKRLQNWTEECDNLWWDAFTTEFFEDDAMLTITFCLEDGPKRYTIGRTLIPRYFRSIFEGGATELYYVLKHPKESFHNNFVSLDCDQCTMVTQHGKPMFTQVCVEGRLYLEFMFDDMMRIKTWHFSIRQHRELIPRSILAMHAQDPQMLDQLSKNITRCGLSNSTLNYLRLCVILEPMQELMSRHKTYSLSPRDCLKTCLFQKWQRMVAPPAEPARQQPSKRRKRKMSGGSTMSSGGGNTNNSNSKKKSPASTFALSSQDVMVVGEPTLMGGEFGDEDERLITRLENTQFDAANGIDDEDSFNNSPALGANSPWNSKPPSSQESKSENPTSQASQ is encoded by the exons ATGTCAGTGGGCTGTGCATGCCCTG gCTGTTCCTCTAAGTCGTTCAAGCTGTACTCGCCAAAGGAGCCCCCGAACGGCAACGCCTTCCCTCCCTTCCACCCAGGCACCATGCTGGATCGAGATGTGGG ACCTACTCCTATGTACCCACCGACGTACCTGGAGCCTGGAATCGG GAGGCACACGCCGTACGGGAACCAGACCGACTACAGGATATTTGAACTCAACAAGCGGCTGCAGAACTGGACAGAG GAATGTGACAATCTGTGGTGGGATGCCTTCACCACAGAGTTTTTTGAGGATGATGCCATGTTAACAATCACTTTCTGCTTGGAGGATGGACCAAAGAGATACA CGATTGGCCGGACTCTGATTCCCCGTTACTTCCGCAGCATCTTTGAAGGGGGAGCCACAGAGCTGTACTACGTGCTCAAGCACCCCAAGGAATCCTTCCACAACAACTTTGTCTCGCTGGACTGTGACCAGTGCACCATGGTCACCCAGCACGGCAAGCCCATGTTCACCCAG gtgtgtgtggAGGGGCGGCTCTACCTGGAGTTCATGTTTGATGACATGATGAGGATAAAAACGTGGCATTTCAGCATCCGCCAGCATCGAGAACTTATTCCCCGCAGCATCCTTGCCATGCAT GCACAGGATCCCCAGATGCTGGACCAGTTATCCAAGAACATCACGCGCTGTGGGCTCTCAAACTCCACACTCAACTACCTCCGA CTCTGTGTAATCCTAGAACCAATGCAGGAGCTCATGTCACGGCACAAGACCTACAGCCTCAGTCCCCGAGACTGCCTCAAGACTTGCCTCTTCCAGAAGTGGCAGCGGATGGTCGCTCCACCCG CCGAGCCAGCACGGCAGCAGCCCAGCAAGCGCCGGAAAAGGAAGATGTCCGGGGGCAGCACCATGAGCTCTGGTGGGGGAAACACcaacaacagcaacagcaaGAAGAAGAGCCCAGCCAGCACCTTTGCCCTGTCCAGTCAG GATGTGATGGTGGTAGGCGAGCCCACGCTGATGgggggggagtttggggacGAGGACGAGCGCCTCATCACCCGGCTGGAGAACACGCAGTTTGACGCCGCCAACGGCATCGACGATGAGGACAGCTTCAACAACTCGCCGGCGCTGGGGGCCAACAGCCCCTGGAACAGCAAACCGCCCTCCAGCCAGGAGAGCAAGTCAGAGAACCCCACGTCGCAGGCGTCGCAGTAA
- the LDB1 gene encoding LIM domain-binding protein 1 isoform X3, producing the protein MSVGCACPGCSSKSFKLYSPKEPPNGNAFPPFHPGTMLDRDVGPTPMYPPTYLEPGIGRHTPYGNQTDYRIFELNKRLQNWTEECDNLWWDAFTTEFFEDDAMLTITFCLEDGPKRYTIGRTLIPRYFRSIFEGGATELYYVLKHPKESFHNNFVSLDCDQCTMVTQHGKPMFTQVCVEGRLYLEFMFDDMMRIKTWHFSIRQHRELIPRSILAMHAQDPQMLDQLSKNITRCGLSNSTLNYLRLCVILEPMQELMSRHKTYSLSPRDCLKTCLFQKWQRMVAPPAEPARQQPSKRRKRKMSGGSTMSSGGGNTNNSNSKKKSPASTFALSSQVPDVMVVGEPTLMGGEFGDEDERLITRLENTQFDAANGIDDEDSFNNSPALGANSPWNSKPPSSQESKSENPTSQASQ; encoded by the exons ATGTCAGTGGGCTGTGCATGCCCTG gCTGTTCCTCTAAGTCGTTCAAGCTGTACTCGCCAAAGGAGCCCCCGAACGGCAACGCCTTCCCTCCCTTCCACCCAGGCACCATGCTGGATCGAGATGTGGG ACCTACTCCTATGTACCCACCGACGTACCTGGAGCCTGGAATCGG GAGGCACACGCCGTACGGGAACCAGACCGACTACAGGATATTTGAACTCAACAAGCGGCTGCAGAACTGGACAGAG GAATGTGACAATCTGTGGTGGGATGCCTTCACCACAGAGTTTTTTGAGGATGATGCCATGTTAACAATCACTTTCTGCTTGGAGGATGGACCAAAGAGATACA CGATTGGCCGGACTCTGATTCCCCGTTACTTCCGCAGCATCTTTGAAGGGGGAGCCACAGAGCTGTACTACGTGCTCAAGCACCCCAAGGAATCCTTCCACAACAACTTTGTCTCGCTGGACTGTGACCAGTGCACCATGGTCACCCAGCACGGCAAGCCCATGTTCACCCAG gtgtgtgtggAGGGGCGGCTCTACCTGGAGTTCATGTTTGATGACATGATGAGGATAAAAACGTGGCATTTCAGCATCCGCCAGCATCGAGAACTTATTCCCCGCAGCATCCTTGCCATGCAT GCACAGGATCCCCAGATGCTGGACCAGTTATCCAAGAACATCACGCGCTGTGGGCTCTCAAACTCCACACTCAACTACCTCCGA CTCTGTGTAATCCTAGAACCAATGCAGGAGCTCATGTCACGGCACAAGACCTACAGCCTCAGTCCCCGAGACTGCCTCAAGACTTGCCTCTTCCAGAAGTGGCAGCGGATGGTCGCTCCACCCG CCGAGCCAGCACGGCAGCAGCCCAGCAAGCGCCGGAAAAGGAAGATGTCCGGGGGCAGCACCATGAGCTCTGGTGGGGGAAACACcaacaacagcaacagcaaGAAGAAGAGCCCAGCCAGCACCTTTGCCCTGTCCAGTCAGGTACCT GATGTGATGGTGGTAGGCGAGCCCACGCTGATGgggggggagtttggggacGAGGACGAGCGCCTCATCACCCGGCTGGAGAACACGCAGTTTGACGCCGCCAACGGCATCGACGATGAGGACAGCTTCAACAACTCGCCGGCGCTGGGGGCCAACAGCCCCTGGAACAGCAAACCGCCCTCCAGCCAGGAGAGCAAGTCAGAGAACCCCACGTCGCAGGCGTCGCAGTAA
- the LDB1 gene encoding LIM domain-binding protein 1 isoform X2: MSVGCACPGCSSKSFKLYSPKEPPNGNAFPPFHPGTMLDRDVGPTPMYPPTYLEPGIGTPPHPVAAFPSDGLLCSLGRRHTPYGNQTDYRIFELNKRLQNWTEECDNLWWDAFTTEFFEDDAMLTITFCLEDGPKRYTIGRTLIPRYFRSIFEGGATELYYVLKHPKESFHNNFVSLDCDQCTMVTQHGKPMFTQVCVEGRLYLEFMFDDMMRIKTWHFSIRQHRELIPRSILAMHAQDPQMLDQLSKNITRCGLSNSTLNYLRLCVILEPMQELMSRHKTYSLSPRDCLKTCLFQKWQRMVAPPAEPARQQPSKRRKRKMSGGSTMSSGGGNTNNSNSKKKSPASTFALSSQDVMVVGEPTLMGGEFGDEDERLITRLENTQFDAANGIDDEDSFNNSPALGANSPWNSKPPSSQESKSENPTSQASQ, from the exons ATGTCAGTGGGCTGTGCATGCCCTG gCTGTTCCTCTAAGTCGTTCAAGCTGTACTCGCCAAAGGAGCCCCCGAACGGCAACGCCTTCCCTCCCTTCCACCCAGGCACCATGCTGGATCGAGATGTGGG ACCTACTCCTATGTACCCACCGACGTACCTGGAGCCTGGAATCGG GACCCCTCCACACCCTGTGGCTGCCTTCCCCTCTGATGGCTTGCTGTGCTCTCTGGGCAGGAGGCACACGCCGTACGGGAACCAGACCGACTACAGGATATTTGAACTCAACAAGCGGCTGCAGAACTGGACAGAG GAATGTGACAATCTGTGGTGGGATGCCTTCACCACAGAGTTTTTTGAGGATGATGCCATGTTAACAATCACTTTCTGCTTGGAGGATGGACCAAAGAGATACA CGATTGGCCGGACTCTGATTCCCCGTTACTTCCGCAGCATCTTTGAAGGGGGAGCCACAGAGCTGTACTACGTGCTCAAGCACCCCAAGGAATCCTTCCACAACAACTTTGTCTCGCTGGACTGTGACCAGTGCACCATGGTCACCCAGCACGGCAAGCCCATGTTCACCCAG gtgtgtgtggAGGGGCGGCTCTACCTGGAGTTCATGTTTGATGACATGATGAGGATAAAAACGTGGCATTTCAGCATCCGCCAGCATCGAGAACTTATTCCCCGCAGCATCCTTGCCATGCAT GCACAGGATCCCCAGATGCTGGACCAGTTATCCAAGAACATCACGCGCTGTGGGCTCTCAAACTCCACACTCAACTACCTCCGA CTCTGTGTAATCCTAGAACCAATGCAGGAGCTCATGTCACGGCACAAGACCTACAGCCTCAGTCCCCGAGACTGCCTCAAGACTTGCCTCTTCCAGAAGTGGCAGCGGATGGTCGCTCCACCCG CCGAGCCAGCACGGCAGCAGCCCAGCAAGCGCCGGAAAAGGAAGATGTCCGGGGGCAGCACCATGAGCTCTGGTGGGGGAAACACcaacaacagcaacagcaaGAAGAAGAGCCCAGCCAGCACCTTTGCCCTGTCCAGTCAG GATGTGATGGTGGTAGGCGAGCCCACGCTGATGgggggggagtttggggacGAGGACGAGCGCCTCATCACCCGGCTGGAGAACACGCAGTTTGACGCCGCCAACGGCATCGACGATGAGGACAGCTTCAACAACTCGCCGGCGCTGGGGGCCAACAGCCCCTGGAACAGCAAACCGCCCTCCAGCCAGGAGAGCAAGTCAGAGAACCCCACGTCGCAGGCGTCGCAGTAA